One window from the genome of Candidatus Brocadiaceae bacterium encodes:
- a CDS encoding DNA polymerase III subunit alpha produces MDFAHLHVHSNFSLLQGAFRIDELVEAAAHMGMPAVALTDTNGLYGAIEFYEAARAAGLRPVIGAEIVWGGEQCICLAASRWGYANLCRIVTERRLAGTRHYADFLASETVRAPGTPPAPFDIARSLAADPDGLFALTATPSLLRRLKDVVPEGRLYAELRADSPHSFETRCPSLRGHEDPGTGGPRAERRKTPGTDIADLAERLAVPLAATVNVNFLRPEDAEAHAVLSAIRENVALHDLQAEPGMLADPRGLLMPAAEVAARLPAAVREAAMRNSVRIAEACDLKLELGVPHFPRAELPPDRTACQRLRDVAYAGARRRYGRLAGPVTARLERELKVIEKLDFCDYFLVVHDIVAFAEREGIPHVGRGSAANSLVSYALGISAVDPLAFDLYFERFLNEFRTDVPDIDIDFCWRRRDDVIDYVYRRYGQGRVAMVSTHATLRARSAFRDVARVMGLPGREIDALSRRLPSYGVSGIEEAMAEFPEMADFPVDREPWRTVVRTAARIDGYVRHLGIHLGGLVIGDRPLTWYTALEDSTKGIVVTQYEMSGIERTGLVKIDLLGQRSLSIVAEAARNVREQRGVRVDLEHLPDPDGRTATLLRRGRTMGCFQIESPGMRQLLQMLRAEGITDLIQALSLIRPGPSSSGMKAAFIRRMRGEEPTAYATPLLEEALGGTYGVMLYQEDILRVAQEVAGFSLAEGDELRKYTSKKRSREKLAAFRRRFVRGAVRRGVDQDAAEDIWRQIEGFAAYSYCKAHAATYGHIAYQAAYLKAHYPAEFLAGVLANKAGFYDARTYLADARRFNVPVLGPCVRRSDVECRPEDGAIRPGLEFVKSLTRATMRRMLQERVLRAFDSLEDFCARVRPGREELENLILCGAFDSFGSTRPTLMMKADLLAGRARTAATAATAGAPRLFKSPPAALCTVPVPEQPPYPLAERVLRELQILGFSHSGHPLDAWDDRLEGPGNTPSFDLHRRAGRCVTVVGWLVTARRAVTRNHQYMKFLTLEDRHGLIEVAVFPDVYRRCGRALDGAGCYRVRGRVKEQHGSFSLVADDVRPLPPNAYPDALEAPKQASRAAGNGSSARSKMPRL; encoded by the coding sequence CGGCGCCATTGAGTTCTACGAGGCCGCCCGCGCGGCCGGCCTGCGGCCCGTCATCGGCGCCGAGATCGTCTGGGGCGGCGAACAGTGCATCTGCCTGGCCGCAAGCCGCTGGGGCTACGCCAACCTCTGCCGAATCGTAACCGAGCGCCGCCTGGCCGGCACACGCCACTACGCCGACTTCCTGGCCTCCGAGACCGTGCGCGCCCCCGGGACGCCGCCGGCGCCGTTCGACATCGCCCGCAGCCTGGCCGCCGACCCGGACGGCCTGTTCGCGCTCACGGCCACCCCCTCCCTGCTGCGCCGGCTGAAGGACGTCGTGCCCGAGGGGCGGCTTTACGCGGAACTGCGCGCCGACTCGCCCCATTCGTTCGAGACCCGCTGCCCGTCCCTGCGCGGCCACGAAGATCCCGGCACCGGCGGTCCGCGTGCCGAACGCCGGAAGACGCCCGGCACGGACATCGCCGACCTGGCCGAGCGGCTCGCCGTCCCGCTCGCGGCCACGGTCAACGTGAACTTCCTCCGCCCGGAAGACGCCGAGGCCCACGCCGTCCTGAGCGCCATCCGCGAGAACGTCGCCCTGCACGACCTCCAGGCCGAGCCCGGCATGCTGGCCGACCCGCGCGGCCTCTTGATGCCGGCGGCCGAGGTGGCGGCACGGCTGCCGGCCGCCGTGCGCGAGGCGGCGATGCGCAACTCGGTGCGGATCGCCGAGGCCTGCGACCTGAAACTGGAACTGGGCGTGCCGCACTTCCCCCGCGCCGAGCTGCCGCCGGACCGCACGGCCTGCCAGCGCCTGCGCGACGTCGCCTACGCCGGCGCCCGCCGGCGCTACGGCCGCCTGGCCGGCCCGGTCACGGCCCGCCTGGAGCGCGAACTCAAGGTCATCGAGAAGCTCGACTTCTGCGACTACTTCCTGGTCGTGCATGACATCGTCGCGTTCGCGGAGCGCGAGGGCATCCCGCACGTGGGCCGCGGCTCGGCCGCCAACAGCCTCGTCTCGTACGCCCTGGGGATCTCGGCCGTGGACCCGCTGGCGTTCGACCTCTACTTCGAGCGGTTCCTGAACGAGTTCCGCACGGACGTGCCCGACATCGACATCGACTTCTGCTGGCGCCGCCGGGACGACGTCATCGACTACGTCTACCGCCGCTACGGCCAGGGGCGCGTGGCCATGGTCTCGACGCACGCGACGCTTCGGGCGCGGTCGGCCTTCCGCGACGTCGCGCGCGTCATGGGCCTGCCGGGCCGCGAGATCGACGCGCTCAGCCGGCGGCTGCCGTCCTATGGGGTCTCCGGCATCGAGGAGGCGATGGCCGAGTTCCCCGAGATGGCCGACTTCCCCGTCGACCGGGAGCCGTGGCGGACCGTCGTCCGAACCGCCGCGCGCATCGACGGCTACGTGCGCCACCTGGGCATCCACCTGGGCGGGCTGGTCATCGGTGACCGGCCTCTGACGTGGTACACCGCTCTGGAGGACAGCACGAAGGGCATCGTCGTCACCCAGTACGAGATGAGCGGCATCGAACGGACCGGCCTGGTGAAGATCGACCTGCTGGGCCAGCGGTCCCTCTCGATCGTGGCCGAAGCCGCCCGCAACGTGCGGGAGCAGCGCGGCGTCCGCGTCGACCTGGAGCACCTGCCCGACCCCGACGGGCGCACGGCCACGCTGCTGCGCCGCGGCCGCACGATGGGCTGCTTCCAGATCGAGTCGCCCGGCATGCGGCAGCTTCTGCAGATGCTGCGCGCCGAAGGCATCACTGACCTGATCCAGGCCCTTTCGCTGATCCGCCCCGGCCCGTCCAGCAGCGGCATGAAGGCCGCCTTCATCCGGCGCATGCGCGGCGAGGAGCCGACGGCCTACGCCACCCCCCTGCTGGAGGAGGCCCTGGGAGGCACCTACGGCGTCATGCTCTACCAGGAGGACATCCTGCGTGTGGCGCAGGAGGTCGCGGGGTTCTCGCTGGCCGAGGGCGACGAGCTGCGCAAGTACACGTCCAAGAAGCGGTCGAGGGAGAAACTGGCCGCCTTCCGCCGGCGGTTCGTCCGGGGGGCCGTCCGCCGCGGGGTCGACCAGGACGCTGCGGAGGACATCTGGCGGCAGATCGAGGGCTTCGCCGCCTACTCCTACTGCAAGGCGCACGCCGCCACCTACGGCCACATCGCCTACCAGGCGGCGTACCTGAAGGCCCACTACCCGGCCGAGTTCCTGGCCGGCGTCCTGGCCAACAAGGCCGGCTTCTACGATGCCCGCACCTACCTGGCGGACGCGCGCCGCTTCAACGTGCCGGTCCTGGGGCCGTGCGTCCGACGCAGCGACGTCGAATGCCGGCCCGAGGACGGCGCCATCCGGCCCGGGCTGGAGTTCGTGAAGTCGCTCACGCGCGCGACCATGCGGCGCATGCTGCAGGAGCGCGTACTCCGTGCGTTCGACTCGCTGGAGGACTTCTGCGCGCGCGTGCGCCCGGGCCGCGAGGAACTCGAGAACCTGATCCTCTGCGGCGCTTTCGACTCGTTCGGCTCGACGCGCCCGACCCTGATGATGAAGGCCGACCTCCTGGCGGGCCGCGCGCGCACCGCGGCGACCGCCGCGACGGCGGGGGCGCCGCGCCTGTTCAAGTCGCCGCCCGCCGCCCTCTGCACCGTCCCGGTGCCCGAGCAGCCGCCCTACCCCCTCGCCGAACGCGTGCTCCGGGAGCTGCAGATCCTGGGCTTCAGCCACTCCGGCCACCCGCTCGACGCCTGGGACGACCGCCTGGAGGGCCCGGGGAACACGCCCAGCTTCGACCTGCACCGCCGCGCCGGCCGGTGCGTCACCGTGGTCGGGTGGCTCGTCACCGCACGCCGCGCCGTCACGCGCAACCACCAGTACATGAAGTTCCTCACGCTCGAGGACCGCCACGGCCTCATCGAGGTGGCCGTCTTCCCGGACGTCTACCGCCGCTGCGGCCGCGCCCTGGACGGCGCCGGCTGCTACCGGGTGCGCGGCAGGGTGAAGGAGCAGCACGGCTCGTTCAGCCTCGTTGCCGACGACGTGCGCCCCCTGCCGCCGAACGCCTACCCCGACGCCCTCGAGGCACCGAAGCAGGCCTCCCGGGCGGCCGGGAACGGCTCCAGCGCCCGCTCGAAGATGCCCAGGCTGTAG